The genomic window ACAGAAGTGAATAAACCCGATATCGCGTCACTCTACCCTGCATCCCTATCGCAGGGTAGAACGCGCCCACCAGCAATACAGTCAGTTTTTCCACAGAAATCGGTGTCCGATTCGAGTCTGTGGAACATTTTTCTGCTAATAGACAACGATGTCCTAAAATGGAGTGTTCCGTGCCTCCATGCCACTTTCCAATCAGGATTCTCAACCAGTACTGACACCCTCCGCCAACTTCACTGAATTTGCCCTGGTTCACTGGCCCGGCATTCCCGAGAGGACATCGATCAACCTTTTCACGGAAGCCGTCGTCCAACAATCCCTGCGATGCCCAGGAACAATTGATCGCCGTCTGCTTCTCGTAGACAATTTGCCTGCCACCACAGCACGTACATGCGCTAGCCCGGATTTTTCACGAACACACACGAACTTATCTGCACGTGTGTTTGCGGGACGTGCGGCCCAAAGCGCGGATTGATACATAAGAAAGGCACTGAAGATGTTCGCAACAACCGTACTCGTGGCCATGCTTTTGAACGCCGAAGCACTGGAAGCCCCCACTCACCTTCCGCCTGCAGACGCCGGTAAAGAATGGCGTCTGGTGTGGCAGGACGAATTTGAAGGGTCCACGCTGGACGAATCCAAGTGGGAACGAATCGACGGCCCGCGGCGAGATGCGTATTGGTCCAGAGACGATGCCTATGTCGATGGCAAAGGTTGTCTTGTCTTGCGAACCAAGAAGGAAGGTGAACGGTACTCGTCCGGCGCCGTTCGCACCAAAGGTAAGTTCGAACACCGGTACGGGTACTGGGAATGCCGCTGTAAGTTTCCGAAGCAGCCGGGTCACTGGCCGGCATTCTGGCTGATGCCTGCGCAAGGACTTCCCGACGCCGAAGTGGGCGGCGCTGCCGGAACGGAAATCGATATCATGGAGAAGGCGTGGCTTACCGAAAAGATCAATCATGCCCTCCACTGGAACGGCTATGCGTCTCATCATAAGCAAGAGGCTCGAGAGATTGAGCGACCGGGATTGAACGAGGGCTTTCACACGTTCGCCGTGCTTTGGTCTCCGGATGAATACGTCTTCTTTGTAGACGGCGAGGAAACGTGGCGCACGAAAGCTGACGGCCCAAGCCAAGCACTCTCCTACGCCAAGCTGACCGAAGAAATCGGTCCCTGGGCAGGCAAGATTGAAGAGGCCACACTGCCCGACTACTTTGTCGTCGACTATGTCCGCGTTTTCGATATGGCAGTTCAAGACAAGAAGTAGAATGAAGCATTCTGAAATACGAAGCACACGCGCATCGGAGGGGGCAGAATGTGTATGACACGGTCGATACCTGCAATGTTGTCTGGCATGGCGGCAGTGACCTTTGTCACGTTTCTGAGCGCCGCACATGCACAACTCGCGGAACCTTGGCAAACGGCCTACACCGGCGATGACGCCGCCGGTAACCACGTCATCGCGTTTTGGAACTTCGACGAGTCGGCAGAGACAGCCACCGACGCCTCCGGACATGAACACTTCGGCAGCTTGGACGGCGTAACGCGAAGAACCGATGGCCGGTTTGGCGGTTGTATCGAGTCCTTTCCGGGCTGGCCGGTGGAAGATGTGCGACACGGGATGCGTGTCGCACATGCGCCGTCGCTGTCACCTCGTGGCGCATTCACGATTGAGATGTGGGTGTGCCCCTCGCCTGCGCTCGAAACCTACGACGAAGCATTCATCGTGGACAAGAAGTATGTCGCCCATTCGGACTACCAATGGGTTCTCGAACGGCCCGACAAGTCCGGGCATCGCGGCATGCGAGTTTGCCTGGGCTTTGGCGAGAACTCAGACACGTGGTATGCGCCGGAGAAAGCCGCGTTCAAGCAAGACACCTGGTCGCACATCGCATTCACCTACGACGGCGCGGGGACGGTTCGGTTCTTCTGTGATGGCAGGAGTCTGGGCGAGTCGACAAGACCGGGTCGCGGAAGCATCTTTCCAGGCGATCACTTTCTTTCTATCGGCGATCGCGTGGGCAGCTATTACCACGGTTTCCCAGGCCGCATCGACGAAGTGCGAATCACCGAAGGTGCGCGAGAATTCCGCCCGCTGAACGTGTTTGCCGATCACACGCGCAGCGCGTACGTGCGCATGGAGCCTTCCCCGCAACTTCAGTTCCGATTGGCCAATATGTCCCGTGGAAGTCTGTCGAATGTTACCGCCACAGTCCAAGTCCCGGGCGTTCCGGATCAGACATATTCCGTGCCGGAAATCGCGGCGGGCGCGTCCCACGCCATCGAGTACGCATTCGATACGCGCATGCGGCCCGATGATTATCCGGTGCGTGTGCAGTGTCAAATAGGCGAAGGAACGGATGCATGGGTAAACGCACAGTCGTTTATTGTGAATCTCGTTCCGCGGCGTCTGCCTTACCGGATGCCTGTAGTCATGTGGGGTATCGGCGGTATCGAATCGGTCACACAGAGCACCGCTGCCCTCAAGGAAATTGGCTTCACACACTGCCTCGGTTTGGGTTGTGACTTCCAGCGGATTTGGGATGCGGGCCAGCCCGTACCTGCCGTGAGTGAGGACGATCTCGCGCGAAGCAGGCGAATGCTCGATCAGGCTCTCGTAGACGATATTGGCGTCGTCATCTCGTTGGGAGTCGGTCATTGGTTGGAGAACAAGCCTGAACTGCTACGCGTGGCTCAGGACGGGACTCCGTACAAAGACGTTAACGCGTGCTGCAATCTGCCGCCAATAGCGGAGTTCGGGCGCAACGTAGGCGCATCGGTGGCGCAAACCTATGGAGCGTTTCCGGCGTTCTGCGCCGCGCTGATCAACACCGAGGTTCGCGATGGCACGCAACTCTGCTTTCACGATGCCGACCGAGCACTGTATCGCTCGGCAACCGGAAAGGAATTTCCCAGCGCGGCTGAGAATAAACGCGGCGTGACGTATTCCATGATTCCAGACTTCGCCGCGACTCGCGTCGTTGCAGATGGCGACGATATCTTGCAGTTCTACCGCTGGTTCTGGTGTTCGGGTGATGGCTGGAACGGTTTCCATTCGGCCATCAACGACGGCCTCCACTCAAATGGACGCTCCGATTTCTGGACCTTTTTCGACCCGGCTGTGCGTGTACCGCCACTGTGGGGAAGCGGCGGAAACGTCAATTACCTCTCGCACTGGACTTACACCTATCCCGACCCGATCCGAATCGGCCTGACGACGGATGAACTGTTTGCGATGGCAAAAGGCGGCCCTGCGGGACAAGATGTCATGAAGATGACCCAGATTATTTGGTATCGCTCGCAAACCGCCCCCGCAGACACCGCGCCTGATGGCAACTCCGCGTCTTCTCCTTGGGAAGACCGCGACCCGGGTGCTCAGTACATCACCATCGCTCCCATGCATCTGCGCGAAGCCTTGTGGACCAAAATTGCGCGCCCCATCAAGGGCAT from Candidatus Hydrogenedentota bacterium includes these protein-coding regions:
- a CDS encoding glycoside hydrolase family 16 protein codes for the protein MFATTVLVAMLLNAEALEAPTHLPPADAGKEWRLVWQDEFEGSTLDESKWERIDGPRRDAYWSRDDAYVDGKGCLVLRTKKEGERYSSGAVRTKGKFEHRYGYWECRCKFPKQPGHWPAFWLMPAQGLPDAEVGGAAGTEIDIMEKAWLTEKINHALHWNGYASHHKQEAREIERPGLNEGFHTFAVLWSPDEYVFFVDGEETWRTKADGPSQALSYAKLTEEIGPWAGKIEEATLPDYFVVDYVRVFDMAVQDKK